The following coding sequences are from one Sardina pilchardus chromosome 16, fSarPil1.1, whole genome shotgun sequence window:
- the LOC134060402 gene encoding GTPase IMAP family member 7-like — translation MAGSNERRIVLLGKTGDGKSSSGNTILEEKIFPVSSGPKPITQQFDVRGKIINGKKIKVIDTPGFFDSDLADETLSPEIVKCISECLPGPHSFVMVLRAGRYTSHEKMIIKRFTETFGEDFFKHTVVLFTCGDNLDDCQRIEEFVEESEELKVLVQKCGGRCHVIDNRYWKQEHEYRSNRVQVEKLLNTIEEMVTQNGGGCYTNEIWQRIEEDAQAEVKRLRGKQKGNLSDAIRQQATKSVLDRLLIELAGISTGAIIGGVFGCICVSGLGHGAMLVGGVSVIVGGIFGHEGAQDAETPSEAVKNTVQITCDTAQFVISGIEKIQLERQMKK, via the exons ATGGCAG GGTCGAATGAGAGAAGGATAGTGCTGCTGGGGAAAACTGGAGATGGGAAAAGCAGttcaggaaacaccatccttgAAGAAAAGATATTCCCTGTGTCTAGTGGACCTAAACCCATCACACAGCAATTTGATGTCAGAGGGAAAATCATCAATGGGAAGAAAATCAAAGTAATTGACACCCCAGGATTTTTTGACTCAGATTTAGCTGATGAAACCTTGAGCCCTGAGATTGTAAAATGCATCTCTGAATGTTTACCTGGCCCCCATTCTTTTGTGATGGTGCTTCGTGCCGGTAGATACACCTCACATGAAAAGATGATTATCAAGCGCTTCACAGAGACATTCGGGGAGGACttcttcaaacacacagtggTATTATTCACCTGTGGTGATAACCTGGACGATTGTCAGAGGATTGAAGAATTTGTCGAGGAGAGTGAGGAGCTGAAGGTGCTGGTGCAGAAGTGTGGAGGCCGCTGTCATGTGATCGACAACAGGTACTGGAAGCAGGAGCACGAGTACAGGAGCAACAGGGTTCAGGTGGAGAAGCTCCTGAACACCATCGAGGAGATGGTCACACAGAATGGAGGAGGATGCTACACTAATGAAATATGGCAAAGAATTGAGGAAGATGCACAGGCTGAGGTTAAGAGACTGAGGGGTAAGCAGAAGGGAAACCTCAGTGATGCCATCAGACAACAGGCTACAAAAAGTGTTTTAGATAGACTCTTGATAGAGTTGGCAGGGATCTCCACAGGTGCAATTATAGGAGGTGTATTTGgttgcatttgtgtgagtgGTTTAGGTCATGGAGCAATGTTGGTTGGGGGTGTTTCAGTCATTGTAGGGGGTATCTTTGGGCACGAGGGAGCTCAAGATGCAGAAACACCAAGTGAAGCAGTGAAGAACACAGTTCAAATAACTTGTGACACTGCACAATTTGTCATATCAGGCATAGAAAAAATTCAATTGGAGAGACAAATGAAGAAGTAG
- the LOC134060012 gene encoding GTPase IMAP family member 9-like, with protein MNQLKEMRIVLLGKTGDGKSSSGNTILGDSSSNTFQAKSSPSSVTKTCEAHMGRRAGKETSIQIIDTPGFFDTRLSEKELVTEVFRCFTMSVPGPHAFVIVLRLGRFTEQEIETVAKIREYIGNDAFRYTVVLFSNGNDLDDDQTIEQFADQSVELKELVKKCGGRCHVIDNKHWNQQHEYRSNRVQVEKLLDTIEEMVRQNGGGCYSNQMLQLVEKQIQDEQKKIVEEMKESISEAEIREKAKEKVTESLIAKFGKLPLLTVLGAFLGIGLCVAKMLR; from the exons ATGAATC AACTGAAGGAGATGAGAATTGTCTTGCTTGGGAAGACGGGAGATGGCAAAAGTAGCAGTGGAAACACTATACTGGGAGACAGTTCAAGCAATACGTTTCAAGCCAAGTCTTCACCTTCTTCTGTGACCAAAACATGTGAGGCTCATATGGGCCGTAGGGCTGGTAAAGAGACCTCCATTCAAATAATTGACACTCCTGGATTTTTTGACACTCGTCTGTCTGAGAAGGAGCTAGTGACTGAGGTTTTTCGATGCTTTACCATGAGTGTGCCAGGACCCCATGCCTTTGTCATTGTGCTTAGGCTGGGAAGATTTACAGAACAGGAAATTGAAACTGTAGCAAAGATAAGAGAATACATTGGAAATGATGCCTTTAGATATACTGTGGTCCTGTTCTCAAATGGCAATGATCTGGATGATGATCAGACCATTGAACAATTTGCAGACCAGAGTGTAGAGCTGAAGGAGCTGGTGAAGAAGTGTGGAGGCCGCTGTCATGTGATCGATAATAAACACTGGAACCAGCAACATGAGTACAGGAGCAACAGGGTTCAGGTGGAGAAGCTGCTGGACACCATCGAGGAGATGGTCAGACAGAATGGAGGAGGTTGCTACTCTAATCAGATGCTGCAGCTGGTAGAAAAACAAATACAAGATGAACAGAAGAAGATAGTCGAGGAGATGAAGGAAAGCATAAGTGAGGCAGAGATTAGagaaaaagcaaaagaaaaagtTACTGAAAGTCTGATAGCAAAGTTTGGTAAGCTGCCACTGTTAACTGTCCTAGGAGCTTTCCTTGGAATTGGACTTTGCGTAGCTAAAATGCTAAGGTGA